Proteins from one Oscillatoria nigro-viridis PCC 7112 genomic window:
- a CDS encoding ABC transporter permease produces the protein MKNSQKSLQQTAIRTIQWRSTLRGLSASGWTLAVIALALPIAIPVISVLSSIFLEAKDTWQHLTDTVLTRYIVNSLLLTIGVGFGVVAIGVGCAWLVTMCRFRASRVFEWALLLPLAAPAYVLAYTYTDFLEFSGPVQTALRYIFGWSYGDYWFPNVRSLPGAILMLILVLYPYVYLLTRVAFLEQSTCTLEASRILGCSPWRSFITVALPMARPAIVAGLALALMETLNDYGTVQYFGVDTFTTGIYRTWFGMGERIAANQLAAMLLLFVLGLILLERWSRSRTKYYQASSRYRQLQTYQLKGIREILAVIACFLPLFFGFLLPAGLLVKLTLANWQLTLDERFWIFARHSLILATLTAILAVIIALIMAYGLRLYPNVGVQLATRVAAMGYAVPGSVIAVGIMVPIGKIDNLLDSWMRENWGISTGLLLSGTIAALVFAYIVRFLAVSLNAVESSLSKIKPNLDDAARSLGYSPMQTLVTVHTPMMTGGLLTAMMLVFVDVMKELPATIIIRPFNFDTLAVRTYQLASDERLAEASGPALAIVLVGMLPVILLSWKIARSRQSSIL, from the coding sequence ATGAAAAATTCCCAAAAATCACTACAGCAAACAGCAATCAGGACAATCCAATGGCGATCGACCTTACGCGGTTTATCCGCTAGTGGGTGGACACTTGCGGTTATCGCTTTAGCATTGCCGATCGCCATACCAGTGATCAGTGTCTTATCCAGTATCTTTTTGGAAGCTAAAGATACATGGCAACATTTAACCGATACAGTTTTAACCCGTTATATCGTCAACTCTTTATTGTTAACGATCGGTGTAGGCTTTGGTGTTGTCGCGATCGGCGTAGGATGTGCGTGGCTAGTAACAATGTGTCGCTTTCGGGCCAGTCGCGTATTTGAATGGGCATTGCTGTTACCCTTAGCGGCCCCAGCTTATGTGCTAGCTTATACTTATACAGACTTTTTAGAATTTTCAGGCCCAGTTCAAACAGCTTTGCGTTATATTTTTGGCTGGAGTTATGGAGACTATTGGTTTCCTAACGTGCGATCGCTCCCTGGAGCAATCTTAATGCTAATCTTAGTTTTATATCCCTACGTCTACCTATTAACAAGAGTAGCCTTTTTGGAGCAATCCACTTGTACCCTAGAAGCTAGTAGAATACTGGGCTGTAGTCCTTGGCGGAGTTTTATTACAGTTGCTTTACCAATGGCAAGACCCGCAATTGTAGCAGGTTTAGCACTCGCTTTGATGGAAACTCTCAACGATTATGGCACTGTTCAGTATTTTGGAGTTGATACATTCACCACAGGTATTTATCGGACTTGGTTTGGCATGGGAGAACGAATTGCAGCCAATCAATTAGCTGCGATGCTATTATTATTTGTTCTGGGTTTGATTTTACTAGAACGCTGGTCTCGAAGTCGGACTAAATATTATCAAGCTAGCAGCCGCTATCGCCAACTACAAACTTATCAACTTAAAGGAATTAGGGAAATTTTAGCGGTAATTGCTTGTTTTTTGCCGCTGTTTTTTGGTTTTTTATTGCCAGCGGGTCTTTTAGTAAAGTTGACCTTAGCTAATTGGCAACTAACCTTAGATGAACGCTTTTGGATATTTGCCCGTCACAGTTTAATTTTGGCCACCCTGACAGCAATTTTAGCCGTAATTATTGCCTTGATTATGGCTTATGGTTTGCGGTTATATCCTAATGTAGGAGTGCAGTTAGCAACTAGAGTTGCGGCAATGGGCTATGCTGTACCTGGTTCTGTGATTGCAGTGGGGATTATGGTTCCAATTGGAAAAATTGACAATCTATTGGATAGTTGGATGCGCGAAAACTGGGGAATTTCTACAGGCTTGTTGTTAAGCGGTACGATCGCAGCTTTGGTATTTGCTTATATAGTTCGCTTCCTAGCTGTTTCTTTAAATGCGGTAGAGTCAAGTTTGAGCAAAATCAAGCCTAATTTAGATGATGCGGCGAGAAGTTTGGGTTACAGTCCGATGCAAACTTTAGTTACAGTTCATACACCAATGATGACGGGAGGTTTACTAACTGCCATGATGTTAGTATTCGTTGATGTAATGAAAGAGTTACCTGCTACTATAATTATTAGACCTTTTAACTTTGATACCTTGGCTGTGCGAACTTATCAACTTGCCTCTGATGAGCGATTGGCTGAAGCTTCTGGCCCAGCATTGGCAATTGTTTTAGTGGGGATGTTACCGGTTATTTTATTAAGTTGGAAAATTGCGCGATCGCGCCAGTCTTCAATACTATAA
- the glgA gene encoding glycogen synthase GlgA: protein MYIVQIASECAPVIKAGGLGDVVYGLSRELQNSGHCVEIILPKYDCMRYDHIWGLHEAYRDLAVPWYGGEILCDVLCGWVHGQLCFFIEPRSQDRFFNRGCYYGCDDDNMRFAFFSKAALEFLLRSNKRPDVIHCHDWQTGLVPVLLFEIYKYNWMENQRVCYTIHNFKHQGMGGSDILNATGLNREDYYFEYDRLRDNFNPFAINFMKGGIVYSNFVTTVSPHHAWEAHHGEFGYGLGHTLHLYQDKFRGVLNGIDYDVWNPESDRYLPAHYTQDDLAGKAKTKKALRDRLLLRDADKPIITFIGRLDDQKGVHLVHHAIYYSLSKGAQFVLLGSATEAGINAHFQHERYFLNDNPDCHLELGFNEELSHLIYAGGDIIVVPSNYEPCGLTQMIGLRYGTVPVVRGVGGLVNTVFDRDYDTRHLPEERNGYVFYQTDYYALESALDRAIGLWYDYHDEFEKLMLQGMNCDNSWKYPAKDYVEIYELIRHK, encoded by the coding sequence ATGTACATAGTACAAATTGCCTCGGAGTGCGCCCCCGTTATCAAAGCAGGGGGTTTGGGCGACGTAGTTTACGGTTTGAGTCGGGAGTTGCAGAATTCCGGCCACTGCGTCGAGATTATTCTACCGAAGTACGACTGCATGAGGTACGACCACATTTGGGGACTTCACGAGGCCTACCGGGATTTGGCTGTGCCTTGGTACGGCGGCGAAATCCTCTGCGATGTCTTGTGCGGCTGGGTGCACGGGCAGTTGTGTTTTTTCATCGAACCTCGCTCTCAAGATCGCTTTTTTAATCGCGGCTGTTATTACGGGTGCGATGACGACAATATGCGGTTTGCATTTTTCAGCAAAGCCGCTTTGGAATTTTTGCTCAGAAGCAACAAGCGTCCCGATGTGATTCACTGTCACGATTGGCAAACTGGTTTAGTGCCAGTCTTGCTGTTTGAAATTTACAAATACAATTGGATGGAAAATCAGCGAGTCTGCTATACCATTCACAATTTCAAACATCAAGGCATGGGAGGTAGCGATATTTTGAATGCAACGGGTTTGAATCGAGAGGATTATTATTTTGAGTACGATCGCCTCCGAGATAACTTTAACCCTTTTGCTATCAACTTTATGAAAGGCGGCATTGTTTACTCGAACTTTGTTACCACTGTTTCGCCGCACCACGCTTGGGAAGCTCACCACGGCGAGTTTGGCTACGGTTTGGGTCACACTTTGCACTTGTATCAAGACAAGTTTCGCGGGGTGCTCAACGGCATTGATTATGATGTGTGGAATCCCGAGAGCGATCGCTATCTTCCGGCTCATTACACTCAGGATGATTTGGCAGGAAAAGCCAAAACTAAAAAAGCTTTGCGCGATCGGCTGTTACTGCGCGATGCTGACAAGCCTATTATTACCTTTATCGGTCGTTTGGACGACCAAAAAGGTGTTCATCTCGTCCACCATGCAATTTATTACTCTCTGAGTAAGGGAGCGCAATTCGTGCTTTTGGGTTCCGCGACGGAAGCGGGAATTAACGCACATTTCCAGCACGAAAGATACTTTTTAAATGATAATCCAGACTGCCATTTAGAACTAGGTTTTAATGAGGAACTGTCGCACTTAATTTACGCGGGTGGAGATATCATTGTGGTTCCCAGCAATTACGAACCCTGCGGGCTGACTCAGATGATCGGGTTGAGGTACGGCACTGTGCCTGTGGTGCGGGGAGTTGGCGGTTTGGTGAATACAGTGTTCGATCGAGATTACGACACCCGCCACCTGCCGGAAGAACGCAACGGTTACGTATTTTACCAAACCGACTACTACGCTTTAGAGTCGGCGCTCGATCGGGCGATCGGATTGTGGTATGACTATCATGATGAATTTGAAAAACTCATGCTTCAAGGCATGAATTGTGACAATTCGTGGAAATATCCAGCTAAAGACTATGTGGAAATTTACGAGCTAATTAGACACAAATAA
- a CDS encoding Fe(3+) ABC transporter substrate-binding protein: protein MSISRRIFLASGTAMAVVAVGELSKKAPVAAQTGTLNLYSARHYDTDNELYQSFTKKTGLKVNLVEADADQLIERIKSEGANSPADVFITVDGGRLWRAKQAGILQPVSSTVLTSAIPASLRDPQGFWFGLSRRARVIVYNKSKVNPAQLSTYEALTEPRWKGKILVRSSTNIYNQSLVGAMLAVHGAQKTEAWARGLVANFARPPEGNDTAQIKAVAAGVGDIALVNTYYVARLMKSKDPAEQAIAAKVGVFFPNQRDRGTHINISGGGVVKTSRNKAGAIKFLEHLASREAQQIFARGNYEYPVISGVAIDPAVASFGTFKSDPLNPDVFGKNNADALKIADRAGWK, encoded by the coding sequence ATGAGCATTTCTCGGCGTATTTTTCTTGCCAGCGGTACAGCAATGGCTGTCGTGGCCGTGGGGGAACTAAGCAAAAAAGCCCCTGTCGCAGCCCAAACCGGCACTCTCAACCTTTATTCAGCACGTCACTACGACACTGATAATGAGTTGTACCAAAGCTTCACCAAAAAAACTGGGCTCAAGGTTAACCTCGTTGAAGCGGATGCTGACCAACTAATTGAACGGATCAAAAGTGAAGGTGCAAATAGTCCCGCTGATGTTTTCATCACGGTGGATGGTGGGCGTTTGTGGCGGGCAAAACAAGCCGGTATTCTGCAACCTGTTTCTTCAACAGTCCTGACATCGGCAATTCCAGCAAGTTTGCGAGATCCTCAAGGTTTCTGGTTTGGTTTATCGCGCCGGGCACGGGTGATTGTTTATAACAAAAGCAAGGTGAACCCTGCCCAATTGTCAACCTATGAGGCGCTGACAGAACCTCGGTGGAAAGGCAAAATTTTAGTGCGATCGTCCACTAATATCTATAATCAGTCTCTGGTTGGGGCTATGTTAGCGGTTCATGGAGCTCAAAAAACAGAAGCTTGGGCGCGAGGATTGGTAGCTAATTTTGCGCGTCCTCCAGAGGGAAATGATACGGCGCAAATCAAAGCTGTTGCTGCTGGGGTAGGCGATATTGCCCTGGTTAATACCTATTATGTAGCTCGCTTAATGAAATCGAAAGATCCAGCAGAACAGGCGATCGCGGCGAAAGTAGGTGTATTTTTCCCCAACCAGCGCGATCGCGGTACCCACATCAACATTAGTGGTGGGGGTGTAGTCAAAACCTCCCGTAACAAAGCAGGCGCGATCAAATTCTTGGAACACTTAGCCAGTCGCGAAGCGCAACAAATTTTTGCTAGGGGTAATTACGAATACCCTGTGATTTCAGGTGTGGCGATCGATCCTGCCGTTGCCAGTTTTGGTACATTCAAATCTGACCCTCTCAACCCTGACGTGTTTGGGAAAAATAACGCCGACGCTTTAAAGATTGCCGATCGCGCAGGATGGAAATAG
- a CDS encoding element excision factor XisH family protein has protein sequence MSQAMYIKHFQKPIFQLAVQRNKINLLVYEPNQEVILQWITH, from the coding sequence GTGAGCCAAGCGATGTACATTAAACACTTTCAAAAACCGATTTTTCAGTTAGCCGTTCAACGAAATAAAATCAACTTATTAGTTTACGAACCAAATCAAGAGGTGATTCTCCAATGGATAACTCACTAA
- a CDS encoding slr1601 family putative cell division protein, producing MQAIQPTVTPLRPVKNSPRVTPRRSSSRQRSYPHQTLAAETGVKLAVNMVLSVCATSAVLQLWPHYRAVQEKLHEIQAEVNLTQGRVNQSRSNFNRYFDPSLAKTVMQEQSNQADPQQRPVILQEAEVPDAEESTLQP from the coding sequence ATGCAAGCGATTCAACCCACCGTTACCCCACTGCGTCCTGTAAAAAACTCCCCTCGGGTTACTCCTCGTCGCAGCAGCAGCCGCCAGCGTTCCTACCCTCACCAAACCCTCGCGGCCGAAACAGGGGTCAAGTTGGCAGTCAACATGGTACTTTCAGTCTGTGCAACTTCTGCTGTGCTTCAGCTTTGGCCTCACTACCGGGCGGTGCAAGAAAAATTGCACGAAATCCAAGCTGAAGTCAATCTTACCCAAGGGCGAGTAAATCAGTCGCGATCGAACTTTAACCGCTACTTTGACCCTAGTCTTGCTAAAACTGTGATGCAAGAGCAAAGCAACCAAGCTGACCCGCAACAGCGTCCGGTGATTTTGCAAGAAGCCGAGGTACCAGACGCCGAGGAATCAACCCTGCAACCTTAA
- a CDS encoding ABC transporter ATP-binding protein, translating to MARPIILHLDGVTKQYAQAASPAVASVTLTLHQGDILGLLGPSGCGKTTLLRLIAGFEQLQAGTIALAGKTVASVNMSVAPEQRDIGMVFQDYALFPHLTVAKNVAFGLTHQGKESKHNIQKGVAEALALVGLEGLENRYPHELSGGQQQRVALARALAPRPAIILLDEPLSNLDVQVRLRLRQEVREILKATGTSGVFVTHDREEALSISDWVAVMRQGKLEQFGTPEEVYQEPASRFVAEFVTQANFVSASLKQDFWETEVGCFAVKGNSFVKVPCDVSTEGELMIRQEDLSLYLDEDSAVVICDRQFLGRENRYCLKTPSGEKLYALTTTGNVFPIGSKVRLSCGDNSPLAFFVGKPKP from the coding sequence ATGGCTCGACCGATAATTCTGCATTTGGATGGTGTAACAAAACAGTATGCCCAAGCAGCATCACCTGCGGTGGCATCTGTCACCCTGACCTTACATCAAGGAGATATCCTGGGGTTGTTGGGACCATCGGGTTGTGGGAAAACAACGTTGCTGCGGTTAATTGCTGGTTTTGAACAGCTACAAGCAGGGACGATCGCTTTAGCAGGAAAAACTGTAGCGAGTGTTAATATGTCAGTCGCGCCGGAACAGCGAGACATTGGTATGGTGTTTCAAGACTATGCACTCTTCCCCCATTTGACAGTCGCGAAAAATGTAGCTTTTGGCTTGACGCATCAAGGAAAAGAGTCAAAGCATAATATTCAGAAAGGTGTCGCAGAAGCATTAGCGTTGGTGGGATTAGAAGGATTGGAAAACCGTTATCCCCATGAATTATCGGGGGGTCAGCAACAGCGAGTAGCCCTGGCCCGTGCGTTAGCCCCTAGACCTGCGATTATTTTACTAGATGAACCCTTGAGTAATTTAGATGTACAAGTACGGTTAAGATTGCGTCAGGAAGTCCGCGAGATTCTCAAAGCAACAGGAACCTCTGGTGTATTTGTCACCCACGATCGCGAAGAAGCACTTTCGATTTCAGATTGGGTAGCGGTGATGCGTCAAGGCAAATTAGAACAGTTTGGCACTCCAGAGGAAGTTTATCAAGAACCAGCATCTCGGTTTGTGGCTGAGTTTGTGACGCAAGCTAATTTTGTGTCGGCATCGCTAAAGCAGGATTTTTGGGAAACAGAAGTAGGTTGTTTTGCTGTGAAAGGAAATTCATTTGTAAAAGTTCCTTGTGATGTTTCTACTGAAGGAGAATTGATGATCCGGCAGGAAGACTTGAGTTTATACTTAGATGAAGATTCGGCTGTTGTGATTTGCGATCGCCAATTTTTAGGCAGAGAAAATCGTTATTGTTTAAAAACACCTTCGGGCGAAAAGTTATATGCACTCACAACCACAGGAAATGTTTTTCCCATTGGTTCTAAAGTTCGGTTATCTTGTGGGGATAATTCTCCCTTAGCTTTCTTTGTAGGTAAGCCTAAGCCATAG
- a CDS encoding TerC family protein has translation MLDQFLDASPIFGVDGFLLLLVLVALEAVLSADNAIALASISKGLEDAKQQQNALNLGLIIAFVLRIALILMATWVIQYWQFELLGALYLLWLVFQHFTSDTDSEGEHHGPRFASVWQAIPMIAFTDLAFSLDSVTTAIAVSDNTFIVVTGATIGIIALRFMAGLFIRWLDEFVHLESAGYITVGFVGMRLLVKVINPDLVPPQWLLVSSIVLMFVWGFSKRTPEPVEIAKSLEMALNQPDSEVAVRESQGQKSEN, from the coding sequence ATGCTAGATCAATTTCTCGACGCTTCACCCATTTTTGGAGTTGACGGCTTTTTATTATTGTTGGTTTTGGTGGCTTTGGAGGCTGTACTTTCGGCTGACAACGCGATCGCCCTGGCGTCTATTTCTAAAGGTTTGGAAGATGCCAAGCAACAGCAAAATGCTCTCAACCTTGGTTTGATCATTGCTTTTGTACTGCGGATCGCCCTAATTTTAATGGCTACTTGGGTGATCCAATACTGGCAGTTTGAACTGCTTGGTGCTCTCTACCTGCTGTGGCTTGTTTTCCAACATTTTACTTCAGATACAGACTCCGAAGGAGAACATCACGGGCCCAGATTTGCCTCTGTGTGGCAAGCAATTCCCATGATTGCTTTTACGGATTTAGCGTTTTCATTGGATAGCGTTACTACTGCGATCGCTGTTTCTGACAACACTTTTATCGTCGTAACAGGCGCTACTATTGGAATTATTGCCCTGCGATTCATGGCCGGGTTGTTCATCCGCTGGCTGGATGAATTCGTTCACCTAGAAAGTGCTGGTTACATCACAGTTGGGTTCGTGGGAATGCGGTTGTTGGTGAAAGTAATTAATCCCGATTTAGTTCCTCCGCAATGGCTGCTAGTTTCCAGTATCGTCTTGATGTTTGTCTGGGGATTTTCTAAGCGTACTCCTGAGCCAGTCGAGATTGCAAAATCTCTAGAAATGGCTCTGAATCAACCGGATTCAGAAGTTGCTGTGCGAGAATCGCAAGGACAGAAGTCCGAAAATTAA
- a CDS encoding element excision factor XisI family protein, which translates to MDNSLSYADILKKTLQEATIAQPRLQAIQLYPVCDVDSGHFLILATGWDKQRWIDTILFHARLVDNQVVIEEDNFEEGLSQALIAGGIKTEDIVSSPFPDNSDRQKTYQAV; encoded by the coding sequence ATGGATAACTCACTAAGCTATGCAGACATCCTCAAAAAAACCCTGCAAGAAGCAACAATCGCCCAACCCCGCTTACAGGCGATCCAGCTTTACCCCGTCTGTGATGTCGATTCGGGTCACTTTCTGATTCTCGCTACAGGCTGGGATAAACAGCGGTGGATTGACACGATTCTGTTTCATGCTCGTTTAGTCGATAATCAAGTTGTAATTGAAGAGGATAACTTCGAGGAAGGTCTAAGCCAAGCGCTGATTGCAGGGGGTATAAAAACAGAGGATATCGTGAGTAGCCCCTTCCCTGACAACAGCGATAGACAGAAAACCTATCAGGCAGTATAA
- the ctpA gene encoding carboxyl-terminal processing protease CtpA codes for MHRRVFQIAILLFLQVVLVLGGWAQPAAALTPEQQLLSEAWRIVNRSYVDDSFNSQNWWSIRQKAVKQPLNDRQQTYAAIQGMLANLDDPFTRLLKPEQYRSLQVNTSGELTGVGLQIAIDPQTNTLTVVAPLAGSPADKAGIQPLDRILKIDGTPTSELSLDEAATRMRGPIGTAVTLTLGREGREAAEEIKLVRDRIALNPVYAELQSGSENLPVGYIRLSQFSANATEEVAHAIDRLEKQGAAAYILDLRNNPGGLLQAGIEIARLWLDSGTIVYTVNRQGILGSFEASGEALTHDPLIVLVNKGTASASEILAGALQDNGRAQLVGEKTFGKGLIQSLFDLSDGSGLAVTVAKYETPNHKDINKLGIAPDRVVPLEPIARDRIGTAADLQYQAALQLLKEKTVLAKSV; via the coding sequence ATGCACAGACGAGTTTTCCAGATTGCTATTTTACTTTTCCTCCAAGTCGTCCTAGTTCTAGGTGGGTGGGCGCAGCCTGCCGCGGCGCTGACTCCTGAACAGCAGCTATTGAGCGAAGCTTGGCGAATTGTTAACCGCTCTTATGTGGACGACAGCTTCAACTCTCAAAACTGGTGGTCGATTCGCCAAAAAGCTGTCAAGCAACCGCTTAACGACAGACAGCAGACTTACGCGGCGATTCAGGGGATGCTGGCGAATCTCGACGACCCCTTCACTCGACTGCTGAAACCCGAACAGTACCGCAGCTTGCAGGTTAACACTTCGGGAGAATTGACGGGTGTGGGGCTGCAAATTGCGATCGACCCCCAGACAAATACCCTGACAGTGGTGGCTCCTTTGGCCGGCTCACCGGCGGATAAAGCTGGTATCCAACCCCTCGATCGCATTCTGAAAATTGACGGCACTCCCACCTCAGAATTGAGCCTAGACGAGGCTGCAACTCGAATGCGCGGCCCCATCGGCACTGCCGTTACCTTGACCTTGGGGCGCGAGGGAAGGGAGGCTGCTGAGGAAATTAAGCTAGTGCGCGATCGCATTGCTCTGAATCCGGTTTACGCCGAATTGCAGTCGGGGTCGGAAAATTTGCCGGTGGGCTACATTCGCTTGAGTCAATTCAGCGCTAACGCCACTGAGGAAGTCGCTCACGCGATCGACCGCTTGGAAAAACAAGGAGCCGCCGCCTACATTCTCGACCTGCGGAACAACCCGGGCGGACTGTTGCAAGCGGGGATTGAAATTGCCCGCCTGTGGCTGGATTCCGGGACGATCGTCTACACGGTGAACAGACAAGGCATTCTCGGCAGTTTTGAAGCCTCTGGAGAAGCTCTAACTCACGATCCGCTGATTGTTTTGGTGAACAAGGGAACTGCCAGTGCTAGCGAAATTTTGGCGGGTGCGCTGCAAGATAACGGCAGAGCTCAACTGGTAGGAGAAAAGACTTTTGGCAAAGGACTGATTCAGTCGCTGTTTGATTTGTCTGACGGTTCCGGGTTGGCCGTGACTGTTGCTAAGTACGAGACACCTAACCATAAAGATATTAACAAGCTGGGGATTGCGCCCGATCGCGTAGTGCCTTTGGAACCCATCGCGCGCGATCGAATTGGCACCGCAGCAGACTTGCAATATCAAGCTGCACTGCAACTGCTGAAAGAAAAAACCGTGCTGGCAAAGTCAGTATAA
- a CDS encoding pentapeptide repeat-containing protein, producing the protein MINKNSAMFTRTTGTISLLLLTILVTFGCQKQVAGPLETLQKTKQCPECDLTGAKLSNLDLTSANLNGAKLEGAVLENVKLNEALLDSVNLKGANLKGASLEKAGLFSADLTKADLSNANLKGAFLRGAKLNNANLSNADLSETDLNIADLTGANLKGANLKGAIMPDGKIKNES; encoded by the coding sequence ATGATTAATAAAAATTCAGCAATGTTTACCCGCACTACTGGCACAATTTCCTTGTTACTGCTTACTATTTTGGTCACGTTTGGATGCCAAAAACAGGTGGCTGGTCCCCTCGAAACATTACAAAAAACTAAGCAATGTCCAGAATGCGACCTGACTGGCGCTAAGTTAAGCAACCTGGATTTAACAAGCGCTAATCTCAATGGTGCTAAGTTGGAAGGTGCTGTGCTCGAAAATGTCAAACTTAATGAAGCCTTACTCGATAGCGTCAATCTCAAAGGTGCAAATTTAAAAGGTGCTTCTCTGGAAAAAGCAGGTTTATTTTCTGCCGATCTCACAAAGGCTGATTTGAGTAATGCAAATCTCAAGGGGGCTTTTTTGCGAGGTGCAAAACTGAATAATGCCAATCTTAGTAATGCCGATTTAAGTGAAACTGACTTAAATATTGCTGATTTAACAGGGGCAAATCTGAAAGGGGCAAACCTCAAAGGCGCTATAATGCCGGATGGTAAAATTAAAAATGAAAGTTGA
- the psaM gene encoding photosystem I reaction center subunit XII translates to MSLTDTQVYVALVIALIPGILAFRLSTELYK, encoded by the coding sequence ATGTCTTTAACAGATACCCAAGTCTACGTAGCGCTCGTAATTGCTTTGATTCCCGGAATCTTGGCTTTCCGGCTGTCAACTGAACTGTACAAATAG
- a CDS encoding DCL family protein — MARQPIVLNGIEFKFQKDAIEHFRNMLDRYRNGQSIAGDDRDMLLALLERHPEADKKIGCGIKRLYKYRTDMPTSCFWIERTDGSRTDFSYRTAISAKGKSLYQEFLEACRATVEDDLRVTKKRYFEKCADLDGKVECDITGDKVAIYESHLDHKKPLTFQVIVNTFIGANDIEIKPEMLLMSQDVQFQTTMIDRELKDKFRRYHHKVAQLRVIKAEQNLSLGGSERIRKSRNPVLIPMELVGD; from the coding sequence ATGGCAAGGCAACCAATTGTTCTAAATGGAATAGAGTTCAAATTCCAGAAAGATGCTATTGAACACTTCAGAAATATGTTGGATCGCTATCGAAATGGTCAAAGCATAGCAGGTGACGATCGCGATATGTTACTAGCTCTTCTGGAGCGCCATCCTGAAGCAGATAAAAAGATTGGATGTGGTATAAAACGTTTGTACAAATATAGAACCGATATGCCGACAAGTTGCTTTTGGATAGAAAGAACAGATGGCTCTCGAACAGATTTTTCTTATCGAACAGCGATTTCTGCTAAAGGAAAGTCTCTTTATCAAGAATTTTTAGAAGCCTGCCGTGCCACTGTTGAAGATGATCTGCGGGTAACTAAAAAAAGATACTTTGAAAAGTGTGCAGATCTGGATGGAAAAGTTGAATGCGATATTACTGGTGATAAGGTAGCTATTTATGAGAGCCATCTTGACCATAAAAAACCATTGACATTTCAGGTTATTGTGAACACTTTTATTGGCGCTAATGATATTGAAATAAAACCTGAAATGTTGTTGATGTCCCAGGATGTCCAGTTTCAAACAACTATGATCGATCGAGAGTTAAAGGATAAGTTTCGACGATATCATCATAAAGTGGCGCAGCTTAGGGTTATTAAAGCCGAACAAAATCTTAGTCTTGGCGGATCTGAGAGAATTCGGAAGAGCCGTAATCCTGTATTGATTCCTATGGAACTTGTAGGTGACTGA
- a CDS encoding XisH family protein: MSRRDNLHFSLRRTLEKDGWTITDDPLVLVLEQTLLKADLGAEKFLTAEKQGQKIAVEIKDFDSPSVISELEKTMSA, from the coding sequence ATGTCTAGACGCGATAATTTACACTTCTCTCTACGTCGCACCCTCGAAAAAGACGGGTGGACAATTACGGACGATCCTTTAGTCTTAGTGTTAGAACAGACACTTTTGAAAGCAGACTTAGGAGCCGAAAAGTTTTTAACTGCGGAAAAACAAGGGCAGAAAATCGCTGTTGAAATCAAAGACTTCGATTCCCCCTCAGTCATCAGCGAACTGGAAAAAACGATGTCTGCGTAG